CGCCCCGGTCACCCGGAAGTTGATGAGGCTAATGGCCACGGTGATGACGAAGATGATCACCGAGATAGCCCCACCCAGCCCATAAGCCTGCCCGCCGTCGGCCTGGAAGGCGGTCTTGTAAGCCCAGGAGATGAGAATGTCGGTGGATTGGGCGGTGGAAGGCCGCCCCTGGGCGGCGGGCCCTCCCCCGGTGAGGAGGTAGATGAGGCCGAAGTTGTTGAAGTTGAAGGCGAAGGAGCCCAGGAGCAGGGGGGTGAAGGGCTGCCGCAGCAGGGGCAGGGTGATGCCGGTGAGGGTCTGCCAGCCCGTGGCCCCGTCGATCTTGGCGGCCTCGTACACGTCGTCGGGGATGGTGGTGAGGGCGCCCAAGGTAGCGGTCATCCAGTAAGGGAAGCCCAGCCACAGGCTGGTGAGGAGCACCGCCACCTTGGCCCATTCGGGGTCGGTGAGCCAGGGGATGGGGTAGGTGCCCAGCAGCCCCAACAGGCGGTTCACCGGGCCGAAATTCACGTTGAGCATCGCACTCCACACCTGGTAGCTGATCACCCCTGGGATAGCCCAGGAGATGATCAGGGCGGTGCGGTAAAAGCCGCGCAGCTTGAGCTGTTTGTTGCTGAGCAGCAGCCCCAAGATGAGTCCGGCCAGGGCCCCTACCGCCACCGCGCCCGCCGCGAAGGCCACGTTCCACACGAACACCGGCCAGAGGATGGTGCTGGCTCGGGAGAAGATCTCCACGTAGTTGCCGAAACCGATGAAGCGGTAGGCGTTGATGTGATAGGCCAGGTTGGGGGTGAAGGGCGGAGGGGCATTCAGCACGATCTGGGGGCCTTCGACCCGGATTACCCTCACGGTGGCCCGCTGGATGGTGGTGGTGATCTCCAGGCGCTCGCCCGCACAGTCTGCTCTCTCGCAGCGCAGGCTCTGGGCGGCATTGGAGGCGGCGATGAGGGTGTTGCCCTCCACCCGCACGATCGGGGTCTCGGTGGAGCGGTCGGCCTTGCCGTTCCTGAGCCCGGTGTAGTCGGTGAAGCCGAAGTAGACCGTGAGGATAATCGGGTACACCGTGAAGGCCAGCAAGAACACGATGGCCGGGAGCAGGTAGTACCAATCGGCGATGAAGGGAAAGCGCCGGGCGAGCAAGACCGTGAGTGGCAACAGAAACACCGCGGTGAAGATCAAGGTGAGGTAGCCAGGATACTGGTTATCCAACGGGCGGGGGAATGCCGCTTGTAATCCCCAGTAGGTCAGCAGGCCGAGCAC
The genomic region above belongs to Meiothermus sp. Pnk-1 and contains:
- a CDS encoding ABC transporter permease subunit, coding for MYRSPPGARGFFLTIGLLGGALVASFVLGLLTYWGLQAAFPRPLDNQYPGYLTLIFTAVFLLPLTVLLARRFPFIADWYYLLPAIVFLLAFTVYPIILTVYFGFTDYTGLRNGKADRSTETPIVRVEGNTLIAASNAAQSLRCERADCAGERLEITTTIQRATVRVIRVEGPQIVLNAPPPFTPNLAYHINAYRFIGFGNYVEIFSRASTILWPVFVWNVAFAAGAVAVGALAGLILGLLLSNKQLKLRGFYRTALIISWAIPGVISYQVWSAMLNVNFGPVNRLLGLLGTYPIPWLTDPEWAKVAVLLTSLWLGFPYWMTATLGALTTIPDDVYEAAKIDGATGWQTLTGITLPLLRQPFTPLLLGSFAFNFNNFGLIYLLTGGGPAAQGRPSTAQSTDILISWAYKTAFQADGGQAYGLGGAISVIIFVITVAISLINFRVTGALREVR